Within the Emticicia oligotrophica DSM 17448 genome, the region CCTTTAAAAGTCTTTTCTCCGACATAATACCTAATTATTTGTGTGGCTACTAATTGTAAACACAAGACAACAACAAACATTCTGCCCGCCCAAAGTTTTTCTTGGTTCTCTGAAAATAAGTAAATCAGCGTGGCCAATGGTGGCATCAACAAAAAGAAACCAAAAATATTATAAGCACCTACGGCAGTATGAGCTTGTTTGAAACCCAAAAACCAAGCTAATGCAATAAGAACATATAGGTATAGACCAAAGAAATGGTTTTTAAATAACCAACTAAAGGTACGAAGGGCAAAAAGTAGCACAACCAATACGATTAGACCTTCAAACACCAATAAAACTGCCAAATCTTTGCTGGAAAGTAGCATAGTAGCCATGGCATCTTGGTAAGCATCAATAATCTTTAGGCTTGCCCCTAAATAGGCTGGAACATCTACGTGTAACAATATAGAAAAAACGTAGGTCAATAATATCTGGCAAAACAAGCAGAAAATCAGTGTACGTAATGTGAAGGCTTTTGCCCACCAAAAATAACATAATGAAAGCCAAAATAAACCATATACAATGATACTTAGGTTTACTTTTATATAAAATATGAGCACTGATAGCACAATAGCTAAAATCAACGCTCCTGAATTATGGGTTTGCTTGGCATAAAGTAGCCAAAAGATAAAGAAATAAAAAAACGTAAACGAAGTATCAGAAATAAAACCCCAAGGCATGAAAATCACCAAAGCAGCAATAGCAACCAACCAAAAGTTTTTTGGAGATTTCTGAAAACATAATTTAATGATTATCAAATAGTTAACCAATGTCAGTATTTCGGCAGCTACTAAAACCCAAATCGAAACACTTTTGGGCAAAAGTCCAGTATTCAAATAACCCAATGGCCCGTAATTAAATATAAAATCACGCCCAAAAACAAAACCTTTATCAATAGCCATCACGAGTGCTTCATGCCACGAAGCATCAATATTGAAGCCTGCATAACCCGCAGGAAGTGATAGTGAAAAGTAAATAAGACTAAAGAAAACTAGAAATAAAGTCTGACGATTTAAGAAGTATGAATTTTCTAACTGCATTAGCTATCGAGGAATTTTCTAACAATTTCCACAAAAATAGCTTAATTCGACGCTAAAACACGCTTTTAGGGCATAATTATTTCGTTTCAAACAATTATTTAGTACTTTAGTTGAAACAAAAACTACCTAAACACATGAAACACTTCAACAAATCTAAGGCTTCGAGTATATTATTATCTCTCATTATTATCACTATTTTTCCTCTAAATATTATAGCCCAACAATATGATATTGTTATCAAAAATGGACGAGTGATTGATGGCTCGGGGAACCCTTGGTTCTTGGCTGATGTGGGTATTAAGGGTGGAAAAATAACGGCTATCGGTTCGCTAAAAACAAGCGAAGCAGTCAAAACAATTGATGCTAAAAACCAGATTGTTTGTCCTGGTTTTATTGATGTACATACGCACGTAGAAGATGCGATTCAGAAGCTACCAACCGCCGAAAACTTCATTTACGATGGCGTAACGAGTATTATTACAGGTAATTGCGGAAGTTCGGAAGTAAATCTTGCCAAATTTTTCGATGAGCTCAATAGCATCAAACTTAGTGTAAATTTAGGCTCACTAATTGGTCATAATGCTGTGCGTAGATACATCATGAAAAACGTATTCCGTGACCCTACCCCAAAAGAACAAATCCAGATGGAAGCCCTTGTAGAACAAGCCATGAAAGATGGGGCCGTAGGCTTGGCCACTGGTTTAATTTACATTCCAGGTACCTATTCTAAAACACCTGAAGTAGTTGGTTTGGCCAAAGTTGCATCAGCTTATGGCGGGGTATATGCTTCACATATTCGAGATGAAGCCTCCAAAGTTAAGGATGCAATTAACGAGGCAATCAATATTGGCCGTGAAGCCCATATTCCAGTTGAAATTTCTCATTTTAAGATTTCGAGTAAACCTCTTTGGGGCCAAAGTAATATGACTATTGATTTAGTAGAAAAAGCTCGTTTAGAAGGAATTGATGTAAATGTTGACCAGTATCCGTATACTGCCAGCAGTACTAATATGGGCACGATGATTCCTTCATGGGCATTGGCTGATGGCGATTCGCTGGTGCATGTTCGACTAACCGACCCTGAAACTCGTAAAAAAATTAAGGAAGAAATGTTGAAAGGCTTAAAGGCCGATAATCGCAAAAACTTTGACTATGCTTTTGTGGCACGCTACAAAGCAGATTCAAGCCTCAACGGCAAGAATATTACTGAAATCAATAAGCTTTTGGGCAGAAAACAAAATGCAGCTACCGAAGCCGAACTAATAATGGACATGGTTGATAAAGGTGGAGCTCAGATGATTTTTCATAAAATGAGCGAAGAAGATGTAGTAAAAATCTTACAATATCCCTATACTATGATTGCTTCTGATGCTGGTGTAATTCAGTTTAATAAAAATGTACCTCATCCACGTGGTTATGGCTCAAATGCAAGAGTATTAGGACGTTATGTGCGAGAAAAAAACGTTTTACGCCTTGAAGATGCTATTCGACGAATGACCTCATTGCCTGCCCAACGTTTCAAGATTGACAATCGTGGACTTATTCGCACTGGTTATGCCGCCGATATTTTGATTTTTGATGAAAATAGAATTACCGATAAAGCTACTTTTGAGCAGCCACATGCCTATTCAGAAGGCATTGAGGTAGTTTTAGTCAATGGAGTGCCTGTGGTAGAAAACGGCAAACACACTGGTCAGAAATCTGGTCAGATTATTTACGGGCAAGGAAAAACAAAATAAATCAATATTGAGGAAGCATTTTCTTGCTTCCTCTTTTTAGTTCAAGCGTGGGTCTGTTGGGTAGTTTGATAACACTTTATACTGTCCACCCATACGTTTAAGTACTTCTCGCCAAAAATTATTGCTAGGAGTTTCAAAAATCAAACCAGCATCAATATCAGAAACTATCCAAGAATCTTGCATTAACTCTCCTTCCAATTGGCCAGCTCCCCAACCTGAATATCCTACGAAAAGCCTAATATCATTTTCTGATATTTTGCTGATATTTATTAAAGTTTTTACTTGTTCGAAATCACCTGACCAATAAATCCCATTACCAAGCTCAACCGAACCTTCAATTTCATCACCTAAACGATGAATAAAATGCAAAGTATTTTGCTCTACTGGCCCCCCCAAATAGAGAGGTAATTCGGCATAAATATTTTCTATTACATCATCAAGTTTCAGATTAGTAAGTTGATTAAGCACTAAACCAAAAGCTCCCAAATTATTATATTCGCAAAGCAAAACCACACTTCTCTCGAAATTCTTATCTCCTAAAAACGGTTCTGCAATCAAAACCTTACCCTTCGTAGGTCTTATCCTTTCTTCTTTCATAATTTTCTATCGTATATACTTCTCTAATGTATCTAAATTCTACTTTATTTTACTAAGAAAAAAATATTTTAAAATTTTTAAGTTTATAGAAATCCATATTCTGCTCAATCTCGTATATACGACTAATATTGTGTGAACCATTTATATTTATTTAACAAGGGTTTCAATCAATTTACTATATATCCATATAAATCTTATTAAGCGTTTCTAGTATTTTAACCCACTACTTTTATCTGTATTTTGATTAAGCTACGTGGCTTGTCAAAAATTAATTAAAGTTACTTTTAACAATAGAGAAAGTTAGGTAACCCAAAAGGAAAAGGCTCTTCTACTGAAGAGCCTTTTTTGATGTACACATAAATAAAGAAGGGCATTCCGTTTGAAATGCCCTTCTTATCAAATATATTTTTAAAAGATTATCTTTTCAAGATCATTTTTTGTACTAATGGTTTTCCATCAACCCTTAATACGCGAATGGTAAGTTCAGTTGCAGGAAGATTATTTGGTAATTGATATGCCGTACGCAAATCTTTCACTAAACCTTCTTTGTGCATAACCGTAGAACCATCTTGGTTTGTTACATCAACCGTAACTTGCTCATTTTCATTCATACCACCCAATTTCAAGAAATACTCGCCTTCGGTTGGATTTGGATAAACTCCAATTTCTGCTTTAATATTACGACTTTTCGCTAAAGTAAATAATGTGCCATTTTTCAGATCTGTTGAAGCCGAAAGTTTTGAATCTTCCAAAACATCCCAAGTACCTCTTTTCAAATATGCTACTTCTTCTAAACCAGCTTGGCTATTTACCGAAACCTGTGCCGAGCCTTTAACTGATTCAGATTTTAAACTCCAATATTCATTTTCATTGATAGCTGCTACATTTTCAGAAACCTGACCAGAGATATTCAACGGACTTTTATACAGATAAGTAGCGGTGAGTATTTGGCTATCTGAATTACGAGCTACACTAAATGCACGTAGGTTTGTTCCATCTCCTAATGGGAATTCAAAACTTTCGCTTCCTTCCTTCTTGATTACGCCACTGACATGTGAGAAATCAGACGCCCCAGTATGTTTAGCATTTGTAGAAAATACCAATGGATTTGCTGATGAAGAGGTAATTACGCCACGACGAAAAGCTATAGACTCATTTACACGTAGTGGTGTTTCAAGTTTTATATCATTATCTAACATCAATTGGCTAAATGCTAGCTCATTCTTACTTCTAAGAAGTTGTGCCCCGTTTCCATCAAAAATGGCCACACCCGCTGATTGTAATGAATTAAGATTTTCTAAGTTTTTCTGAAAATGAACTTTTCCATTATTAGTAATCTTACCCTCATTAATTACATCAGTATTAAAGCTAACAACTGCTCCCTCGCCTACGTAGAAGTCTGTACCATTCACAAACTGTGCATTTACATGGCCAGCTAATAAGCATACACCAAGTGAGTAGATAAATCTTTTCATATATTAATGCTTTTCTTGTTTTCTTAATATAAAGGTAGAGACTTGGTTTAAGAAGAAAAAACTTTCATATTAAATTTTATTTAATGGTAAGGAAAATTTTTGTTTTCTTCACTATACCGCTAATATACTTGAGCAATTATCATTCCACAAGAAATTAATTGGTAAAAATTTCTATTGAAAGGTATCATTTACCATAAAAACCTCTAATAATTTCATAAAGTTAAAATTTGGCACGAAGATTTTAACAAAAAATAAGCGAAAATCTATTTCATAAACTCTTTTTGAAAGTATCCTAAGTAGATAGGATATAAAATTAGCCGAGAAATATTAGATATATGACTCAATATAATTTCACCCGACTCACCAAAAATGCCCATACTAAACCTAAAATAGCCACAACAGAAAGAGCGAAGGGTAAATTAATGCTTTTGGAAATAAAACCAATAAAAACGGGCCCAGCTAAAAAACCTGCCATACTAAATGTATTCATGGTAGCCAAACCAGCCCCTTTAGCCATACCCGGTACACGTGCCGCACTTCCATAAAGAATTGGAGCTCCACAAGA harbors:
- a CDS encoding N-acyl-D-amino-acid deacylase family protein, which translates into the protein MKHFNKSKASSILLSLIIITIFPLNIIAQQYDIVIKNGRVIDGSGNPWFLADVGIKGGKITAIGSLKTSEAVKTIDAKNQIVCPGFIDVHTHVEDAIQKLPTAENFIYDGVTSIITGNCGSSEVNLAKFFDELNSIKLSVNLGSLIGHNAVRRYIMKNVFRDPTPKEQIQMEALVEQAMKDGAVGLATGLIYIPGTYSKTPEVVGLAKVASAYGGVYASHIRDEASKVKDAINEAINIGREAHIPVEISHFKISSKPLWGQSNMTIDLVEKARLEGIDVNVDQYPYTASSTNMGTMIPSWALADGDSLVHVRLTDPETRKKIKEEMLKGLKADNRKNFDYAFVARYKADSSLNGKNITEINKLLGRKQNAATEAELIMDMVDKGGAQMIFHKMSEEDVVKILQYPYTMIASDAGVIQFNKNVPHPRGYGSNARVLGRYVREKNVLRLEDAIRRMTSLPAQRFKIDNRGLIRTGYAADILIFDENRITDKATFEQPHAYSEGIEVVLVNGVPVVENGKHTGQKSGQIIYGQGKTK
- a CDS encoding YqgE/AlgH family protein, yielding MKEERIRPTKGKVLIAEPFLGDKNFERSVVLLCEYNNLGAFGLVLNQLTNLKLDDVIENIYAELPLYLGGPVEQNTLHFIHRLGDEIEGSVELGNGIYWSGDFEQVKTLINISKISENDIRLFVGYSGWGAGQLEGELMQDSWIVSDIDAGLIFETPSNNFWREVLKRMGGQYKVLSNYPTDPRLN